DNA sequence from the Vicia villosa cultivar HV-30 ecotype Madison, WI linkage group LG3, Vvil1.0, whole genome shotgun sequence genome:
ATCTTACAATATTACATATTGCTCTCATTGCTCTGCATGTTTCAATTCTTCCATACAATACTTACTCTCACTTTATATAGGTATACTTATAAAATTGTAAACTTTATTTGTTAATATGGTTCAATCCTAACAACTATTATGAATTGATTTCTAGACTCGTTATGATTATTTGTAACGAAACATAAACTTCACTAGAAACccacaaaattaaaaattaaagtctaaaaaatcaatttaaaatatttcattacaagcacaaagaaaaaaaaaacaaaaattttcatTACAACCACACAGAaaaagaataatatttttttttacaaaccttaaatggtaaaaaaaagtaacataaaacgtacaaaataaaagagaataagTGACAAACtctgaaaaataattgaaaagaaGGGAatgaaaaataagagaaataattgagttgaaagaaaaataattttttatttttaaaatagatatTAACTATTAAATAAGTGAATAATAGCAAGAAATATAATTGAGTGGTTAAGACATTTGTGAATATCTCTAGCTAAAAGCAGGGGTTTGATCCCCTATTATAGAAAAAAATTTGGAATTTAGATTatttacattatatatatatatatatatatatatatatatatatatatatatatatatatatatatatatatatattctcacaTATGTTTATTTTTTCGAAATTTTTTTAAGGTTTTATGTGTACATTAgacatcatttttatttatttacgggCGTTGAacgcttttatttattaataagcaTTGCCTAATGTACTACTTAAGACAtcacttttatttattaataagtgCTGCCTAATGTACTACTTAAGGCATCACTTTTATTTATCAATAATCGCTACCTAATGTACTATTTAAGGCAgcacttttatttattaataagtgCTAGCTGCCTGATGTATTATTTACGGcagcatttttatttattaataagtgTTGTTTATGTACTATTTAAGGAAACACTTTTATTTACTAATAAGTGTTGCCTAATGTAGGATAACAAAACTATCTATTTTAACTGCTAGGGTTGCGATTACCGGCGAACAAAGCGGCGGATTCAACGTTTTTTCTGGGTTAGCGGTGAGCTTGAAGTTCCATCGTATTTGGTTTAAACTCCTAACCTTAGGGTTAGGGACCTTTATGGTGGAATCTTAAAGATTATCTGCTAACGTGAGGTCTGGGTAATGGGGCGTGGCCGGCCAAAGAAGAAGGTGGTGATGACCCCTCCGGCGAGTGTTAGGGTTTTCTCGTCAACACCTAGTTCTCCTAAGAAGACAAGTGCAGTTGAGGGTAAAAATACAAGCGCAGGTGAGGGTAAGAACACCAATGAAACAGTGTTGGAAACCATTGTAAAGGAGAAATTGGACATTGAGGGGCTGAATCCACCAAAACCTTGGGTGGACATCATTAAGGGCAACCGTCTGGCTTCTAATGGAGGTATGATTCAGTATTCGGCGCCTATGATGGTGAATGGTGAACTGGAGGTACATATTGAGGAGCAAGATGTGAGCTAGGAGAAAGAATTTTGGAAAGATGCTCTCATAATGTACGCTATAGGTGAAGAACTTTCCATGAATGCTGTTAGGAAATTCATGAATACGACATGGAATTTTGTTACGATGCCGGATCTTTACTACAATGAAGAGGGATACTTTATTGTTCGTTTTAGAAACAGAGAGGACAAGACTGCGGTGCTTATGCGAGGTCCATACACGATTCATAAGAAACCTATCCTGTTACATGATTGGACTCATAAATTTACTTTACAGGATGACATTCTCAGGGTTTTACCGATATGGGTTATGTTTCCCCAACTGCCTCTAGTGTACTGGGGTGAGAAAAGTTTAGGGAAGATAACGAGCGCCATTGGTAAACCTTTAATGACCGATGAATGTACAGCAAAGAAACTTCGAGTTTCTTATGCACGAGTTCTCATAGAGGTTGATGTCACCAAGGAACTTAAGCAATATATCACCATTCGGGATCCTACAGGGGAGAAACTGATGCAACAGGTGGATTATGAGTGGACACCCCCTTACTGCTCTCAATGCAATAAGGTTGATCATGTGTGTAAGCCAAAACCTGAGAAATTGAAGCAAGTCTATGTCCAGAAGCAGGTACTTCCAGTAAAGAATAAGGAAACCAAGTCAGTTTTAGCACAAGTTAACAATCCTGAGCCAGAGAAAGAGATGCCTTGGATCCCTGTTAGAACTGCTAGTAAAAACAGAGGCAAAGATCCAGTGATACATACTGAAGTTAATTGCTCGAATGAGTTTGACTTATTGGATCAGGGTGAATGTTCCACTCCTTTCCCTGTGCCATGATGATAAGTTGGAATGTTCGAGGGCTTAATAAGAATGCTAGAAGCATGGAGGTTGGAGCCCACCTCAGGAAGAATAAGGTTAGTTGTGTTGCATTACTTGAAACTAGagttaaaataaacaataaagagAATTGTAGGAAGCACCTGGGTTTAGACTGGCAGTTTATTGATAACTATGCACATCATGTAAATGGTCGTATTTGGCTTGGTTGGGATCATAGATTATGGCACATCAAAGAGTTAGGAGCTTCGGATCAGTATCTGCATTGTGACGTAGCCAATAACAGAGATGTGTTTTCTCATTTCCTAACTGTTATATATGCCCACAATCAATTGAACAACAGGAAGAAGCTATGGAATGATGTGCAAACCCTTGGAGACTCCATAACTGAACCATGGATCATCATTGGTGATTTTAATAACGTGTTGAGGAGTAGTGACAGGATTGGAGGGTCTGATGTCCATGAATCTGAATATAGAGATTTGGATTACCTAATGGAGGCTTTAGGTTTGTTTGAACATGATACAAAGGGTGCTCATTTCACTTGGTCGAATAAACATGCTGAGGGTTTAATCTACTCAAGAATTGACAGGGCTCTATGTAATAGATATTGGTTCACAAAGTTCCAGGATAGTGTGATTGAGATCCTTCAACCACATATCTCTGATCATTCCCCTCTGAAACTTAGCCTCGAGACCACAACTATGAGTATGCATAGAAGGAGATTCCAATTTTTGAATGTGGTTACTGAAAATCCAGAGTACATGGAGAAGTTGAAACACCGTTGGCAACAAGAGATGGTGGGAAATCCTATGTTTAGGTTTTGGAGGAAATTTATTAGACTCCAACCTGTTATGAAGGCTCTTAATAAGACTGTCAATGAAGAGGTGAGGAAAATTCATGAATGTCGTGAGAAACTGGATCAGGCCCATAACATGCTCCAGTCTGATATTAGGAATCCTGAGTATTGCAGGATGGTGAAATACTGGACTGATGAACTATTAAAACAGACAGAATTGGAAGAGAAAGTTCTGAAGCAAAAAGCCAAAATTGATTGGATTCAGCTAGGTGACGGTAATAACGCATATTTTTTTGCTAATCTGAAAGCAAAAAATAAGCAGACCACTATTCTCAGCCTAAAGAATCATTATGGGGAAACATTGACTGAACATAAAGATTTGGAGAGGGAGGTTCTGCAGTTCTATGGAAATTTGATTGGAACTGAGAATCATAACAGAAGGCAAATAAATATCACTATCATGCGCAAAGGCCCCCAATTAACTAGAGATCAGCAAGTATCCCTCATCAAGCCAGTGACTGAGGAAGAAATATGGCAGGCCCTCAAGGGTATGAGTGATAGCAAAGCACCAGGTCTAGATGGTTTTAATGGGAAGTTTTTCAAGTCAGGCTGGAGTATAATTAAGAGGGATGTAATTGATGCTGTGCAGGATTTTTTTGTCCATAAGAGATTATATAGGGCAGCTAACTGTGCTCTAGTAACCTTGATCCCTAAGCATAAATATGCCTCTACCATGAAGGATATGAGACCCATAGCCTGTTGCTCAACTATCTATAAACTCATCTCCAGAATTTTGACTGCAAGGATGAACAAAGTTATGGACTCTATCATTCACGACAGCCAAACTGCGTTTATGACTGGGAGAAGCATTCACGATAACATCCTTATGACACATGAGCTCGTTAGAGGTTATAACAGGAAACACATATCACCCAGGTGTACTATTCAGATTGACTTACAAAAAGCATATGATACTGTTTGCTGGGATGCACTGGAAACTATTATGGCTGAGTTAAGCTTCCCAAATCAATTCATTGAATGGATAATGCTAGCAGTCAGATCTGTCTCCTACAGATACTTGATAAATGGTCAAGTCAGTGATATTCTGAAAGCTAATAGGGGCCTGAGGCAGGGGGACCCTGTGTCTCCACTTTTATTTGTACTGGTCATGGAATACTTACACAGGTGCATGATGGATCTTAAGGAGAACAAGGACTTCAAATAACATCCTAGGTGTGCAAAATTGAATATTACTAATATCTGTTTTGCTGATGATCTAATGCTCTTTGCCAGGGGTGATGTTCTCTCTGTGAAGACCATGATGATGACATTTCAAAAATTTTCTGAGGAAACTGGTTTGAAGGCTAACCCGGATAAATGTAAGGTGTTTTTTGGAGGGACTGATTATGAGGTTCGGCAAGCTATCAGAGAAGCCACGGGGTGTGTGGAGGGCATTCTGCCTATAAGGTACTTGGGAGTACCTCTCACTAGCAGGAAGTTATCTGTAATACAATGCCAGCCTCTCATTGATAAAATGGTGGCAAGAATCCAGCACTGGTCGGTGAAATTCCTGAGTTATGCGGGGAGACAACAGCTTGTCCAAAGTGTACTCATGTCGATCTCTAATTATTGGATGAGTGTGTTCCCACTAcctaagaaaataattcagaaaatTGAATCTTTGTGTCGAAGTTTTCTGTGGTCTGCGAAAACTGATGGGAGGAAAGCTTTGGTATCATGGGAGCAGATTTGTGAACCGAGGAATGCAGGGGGACTGAATTTCAAAAAGCTGCTTTTTGGAACAAGGCAACTATTCTGAAACTGCTATGGAACATTCACAATAAAACTGATAAGCTCTGGATCAGATGGCTGGATATATACTTTATGAAAGGTAAACCAATTTTCTCATGGCAGGTAAATCACACTAGCTCTTGGATGCTGAACTGTGTACTAAAATGTCGCACTTACACCCATACTAATGTGGCATGGGAGAAAGCTGATGCTATGAAAAGATATGATACTGCAGCAATCTATGAAAGTATTTGTGGAGATAGGATCATGGTTCCTTGGAAGCACTTATTCTACCAAAACCGTGCACGGCCACGAGCTAAGTTCATCTTATGGTTGGCCCTATGGGGAAGACTAGGAACCAAGGACAGGCTGGAAAAAATAGGGATAAGTCATGACAAACATTGCTGTTTCTGTCTTCAACATGAGTCCATAAATCACCTCTTCTTTGACTGTGCATTTACAGGGTTCGTGTGGAATAAAATGCTGCAATGGAATGGGTACTCGCGCCATATTGCTGACTGGGACAACGAGAAAAAATGGCTGTTTATGGAGTTAGCTAAGAAAGGATGGCGCCGTGAATTCTTAAGAGTCACGTTGACGGAAACGGTTTACCATATTTGGAAGGAAAGAAATGAGATCATTTTTAAGAATAGTAGTCCAAACCTGGATGTCACTAGAAGAATCATGGAGAGTGTCATAAGTAGATGCTTACTAGCAAAAAAGCTACAGAACCATATTAATGCTAGTAGAGATAGTATAAGTTAGGCTTGTCTTGTGTCCTTGACTTATTGGGCCTGGATCTTAGGATCGGCTTGTTTTATCTGTTTTTGGAAATTAATAAAAGTTTTCTTTTCCAAAAAAAGTGTTGCCTAATGTATTATTTAAGAAAgcgcttttatttattaataaccgCTGCCTAATGTATTACTTAAGGAAgcacttttatttattaataagagCTACATAATGTAAGgttgattttttaaataaaattttaataattttatgtgTTTATTACACAATACTTTTTGTATATTTATGGGTGCTACCTAATAAACTACTTAAGGTCGTGCTTTTATTTATTGATAAGCGCTGCTTATTGTACTATTTAAGGCAGCATTTTTTTATAAGTGTTGCCTAATGTATTACTTAAGGTAGCGTTTTTATTAACTAATAAGTGTTGTCTAAAGTAAAAGCGTtgtctaatatatattttttaaaaattaattttttattttacatacAACAACGCTTATAATACAAAGCGTTGCCTTTGTGGATACGTTATGCCAACGATTATTATCCAAATGCGCTGTTTAATGTCCTCTTTTATTTTTAgcaacatttttattaaa
Encoded proteins:
- the LOC131659723 gene encoding uncharacterized protein LOC131659723; translated protein: MYAIGEELSMNAVRKFMNTTWNFVTMPDLYYNEEGYFIVRFRNREDKTAVLMRGPYTIHKKPILLHDWTHKFTLQDDILRVLPIWVMFPQLPLVYWGEKSLGKITSAIGKPLMTDECTAKKLRVSYARVLIEVDVTKELKQYITIRDPTGEKLMQQVDYEWTPPYCSQCNKVDHVCKPKPEKLKQVYVQKQVLPVKNKETKSVLAQVNNPEPEKEMPWIPVRTASKNRGKDPVIHTEVNCSNEFDLLDQGECSTPFPVP